The proteins below come from a single Desulfobacterales bacterium genomic window:
- a CDS encoding coiled coil domain-containing protein — MDDKERYQQKMKAQLDQWKAEIDRLKAKASGASADAQLKMNQHIEALEGKIDEGKAKLAALTEATGEAWRDMTSGVDTAWNALKSAFRDASEKYKNE, encoded by the coding sequence ATGGATGATAAAGAACGGTACCAGCAGAAGATGAAAGCGCAGCTGGATCAATGGAAGGCTGAAATCGATAGGCTAAAAGCCAAGGCATCCGGCGCCAGCGCCGATGCGCAGTTGAAAATGAACCAGCATATTGAAGCCCTTGAAGGCAAAATCGATGAGGGCAAGGCGAAGTTAGCAGCACTGACCGAGGCCACCGGCGAGGCCTGGCGCGACATGACATCAGGTGTGGATACGGCCTGGAACGCGTTGAAGTCAGCATTTAGAGACGCCTCAGAAAAATATAAAAATGAATAG
- a CDS encoding molybdopterin-dependent oxidoreductase codes for MTKFLVLLKLRMMNVSKETTTTACTMDCPDACSIIVKDTAAGKVKVKGNPDNPFTAGFACAKLQDHVRRVQSPQRITSPQLKTQTGWQAISWEEALKLCAAKIQALRSRPTAILHIHNEGAKGILKEATSVLFTRLGTSRVRGSLCDAAGYMAAVHDFGSRENNDISDLFNAVHILNWGKDLSRSSVHTAALVKRARKNGTQVITISPGGDGNRSYSDRQVRIRPGTDRFLAAAVLQLLAQNDGIDPDILRHTRAPEKFLNLIKSQSISHLLAACDVSREDFEQVYTCYAHKEPVASLIGTGVQRYRYGGENVRFINALALLSGNIGCKGGGSYFQLHSYRNLNLKWLREHEKRPRRSFQFPIIGREILAAEQPPIEMIWVNGSNVINQAPDSHLIKKAFAKVNFKVVVDAFMTDTAQCADLVLPSTLIMEQEDIIGSYLHEQVQYVCPALTPPGEARDDYWILRQVARRLDPPLDLPSAEDCMRAALDSPFLSTTLEQLRDCGCVRSNRPAIAYADLQFAHQDGHYRFPYILHSEPRPPAQYPLRLLSLVRRKAIHSQILPEDQKQPPVVWIAADNPYVKKLNLEKPVELVSDLGRLRVAVQTMEGLHSEVVIYRRGDWICKGGGVNQLIAAQLTDIGSGAAYYDQYVRLENVD; via the coding sequence TTGACTAAATTTTTAGTGCTGCTTAAGTTACGCATGATGAATGTAAGCAAAGAAACAACAACCACAGCCTGCACCATGGATTGCCCGGATGCGTGTTCGATTATTGTCAAAGACACCGCAGCAGGCAAAGTCAAGGTGAAGGGCAATCCTGACAATCCGTTTACCGCCGGATTTGCCTGCGCCAAACTCCAGGATCACGTCAGAAGGGTCCAAAGCCCCCAACGCATCACTTCTCCGCAATTGAAAACCCAAACCGGTTGGCAGGCCATCAGCTGGGAGGAAGCGCTAAAGCTTTGTGCTGCAAAAATCCAGGCATTACGGTCCCGCCCCACCGCTATTTTGCATATCCATAACGAGGGTGCCAAAGGCATTTTAAAAGAAGCCACCTCAGTTCTTTTTACCCGTTTAGGAACCAGTCGAGTGCGCGGTTCGCTGTGTGATGCCGCCGGCTACATGGCCGCCGTGCACGATTTTGGATCCCGCGAAAACAATGACATCAGCGACCTGTTCAATGCCGTTCACATCCTCAATTGGGGTAAAGACCTCTCACGCAGCTCGGTTCACACGGCCGCACTGGTCAAACGGGCCCGTAAAAACGGCACCCAGGTCATCACCATATCCCCGGGAGGAGACGGAAACCGGTCCTATTCAGACCGTCAGGTTCGTATTCGGCCGGGGACGGATCGTTTTCTGGCGGCCGCCGTTTTGCAATTATTGGCGCAAAACGATGGCATCGATCCTGATATTTTGCGCCATACCCGTGCGCCGGAGAAGTTTTTAAATTTGATCAAATCCCAGTCGATCAGCCATTTGCTGGCAGCCTGTGATGTGTCCCGGGAGGATTTTGAGCAGGTCTACACTTGCTATGCGCACAAAGAGCCGGTAGCCTCTTTGATCGGTACCGGCGTGCAGCGCTATCGATATGGCGGTGAAAATGTGCGATTCATCAATGCCCTGGCCTTGCTTTCCGGCAATATTGGCTGCAAGGGCGGCGGCAGTTATTTTCAACTGCACTCTTATCGCAACTTGAATTTAAAATGGCTGCGGGAACACGAAAAACGACCGCGGCGCTCTTTTCAATTTCCCATCATCGGCCGGGAAATTCTGGCAGCCGAGCAGCCGCCGATTGAGATGATCTGGGTAAACGGCTCCAATGTCATCAACCAGGCGCCGGATTCGCACCTGATTAAAAAGGCATTTGCCAAGGTTAATTTTAAAGTTGTGGTCGATGCTTTTATGACCGATACCGCCCAGTGCGCCGACCTGGTGCTGCCCAGTACGCTGATTATGGAGCAGGAAGACATTATCGGGTCTTATCTACACGAGCAGGTTCAATACGTTTGTCCGGCACTGACGCCTCCCGGTGAGGCCCGCGATGACTACTGGATCCTGCGGCAGGTCGCTCGACGTCTGGACCCACCGCTGGATTTGCCGTCCGCTGAAGATTGTATGCGGGCTGCCCTGGATTCCCCCTTCCTGTCAACGACGCTAGAACAGTTGCGAGACTGCGGCTGTGTACGCTCCAATCGACCGGCGATTGCTTACGCGGATCTGCAGTTTGCCCATCAGGATGGCCATTATCGCTTTCCTTACATTCTGCATTCCGAACCGCGACCGCCTGCACAATACCCACTGCGCCTGTTATCGCTGGTGCGCCGTAAAGCCATACATTCACAGATATTGCCCGAGGATCAAAAGCAGCCTCCGGTGGTATGGATTGCTGCGGACAACCCGTACGTGAAGAAATTGAACCTGGAAAAGCCTGTAGAGCTGGTCTCGGACTTAGGACGCCTTAGGGTTGCGGTGCAAACCATGGAGGGTCTTCATTCGGAAGTGGTCATTTACCGCCGTGGAGACTGGATCTGCAAAGGCGGCGGCGTCAACCAGCTGATTGCAGCCCAATTAACCGACATTGGCTCCGGCGCCGCCTACTACGACCAGTATGTCAGATTGGAGAATGTTGATTGA
- a CDS encoding cysteine dioxygenase family protein, protein MPKPPKPLPELLEICNRWSESIEKISAEKERIAFFQNELPGFLRNQSLFELLLKNIKAGNPYPDLRQAQMIDDEILLYLNPKRLFSLRMFLYGPGDYTPIHDHNSWGVSGAAVGELGVIRYSREDDGSVEGFAQLLQAAPVYLQPGEIELTRPLNEGIHQTGNPVDGTTIMISIYGSPIRRLYINGFDYKANKVEKLYPPRIKKKMLAVQALKNLTEVQSSGFKGL, encoded by the coding sequence ATGCCGAAGCCACCCAAGCCGCTGCCGGAGCTGCTGGAAATATGCAATCGCTGGTCCGAATCCATCGAGAAAATATCAGCAGAAAAGGAACGCATCGCGTTTTTTCAAAATGAGCTGCCGGGTTTTTTGCGGAATCAGTCCCTGTTTGAGCTGCTTTTAAAAAATATCAAAGCCGGCAACCCCTATCCGGATCTTCGGCAGGCCCAGATGATCGATGATGAAATTTTACTGTATCTTAATCCAAAGCGGCTTTTTTCTCTGCGCATGTTTCTTTACGGTCCGGGCGATTATACACCGATTCATGATCATAATTCTTGGGGCGTGTCGGGTGCCGCAGTGGGAGAGCTGGGTGTCATCCGCTACAGCCGCGAAGATGACGGTTCCGTTGAAGGCTTTGCCCAGCTGCTGCAGGCCGCCCCGGTTTACTTGCAGCCGGGTGAAATTGAGCTGACGCGCCCGCTAAACGAGGGCATCCATCAAACGGGAAATCCGGTTGACGGCACAACTATCATGATCAGTATATACGGAAGCCCCATCCGCCGTCTATATATCAACGGCTTTGATTACAAGGCCAACAAAGTCGAAAAACTGTATCCGCCGCGTATCAAGAAAAAAATGCTGGCAGTTCAAGCGCTTAAAAATTTAACAGAGGTTCAGAGTTCAGGGTTCAAAGGTTTATAG